The genomic window CTGCACTGAGCGCCTCACGATTGACACCCGCGCCGGCTTGCCAGCAAAACGGTACTCTACCTATAGTCGTGTCATGGCCACGCAACTCGCCCCGTCCCATGACGTACCGCTGACATCAAACGAGGCCCTATGCCTGCAGCGTGCCCTTCAGGCATTGCAAGGCGGCCATGCGGCACAAGCCTGCGACCTCTGCCGGCAGGTGCTCGCCACCAAGCCTTTCCAGCCGGATGCCCAGCACCTTCTGGGTTTGGCGCTAAAGGCCCTCGGCGACCGGGAGGGCGCGGTCACTGCCCTGCGGACCTCCCTGCAGGTACGCCCGCGCCAGCCGCAGTTGCTGAACAATCTCGGCAACCTTCTGGACAGCATGGGGCGCACCGACGAAGCCCTTGCCGCCTATCGGCAAGCACTCACGCTGGACAGCGGTTTCGTCGAGGCCTGGATCAACCTGGGGCTGACCGCCAACAGCGCCGGGCTGGCAACAGAGGCCATTGCCGCGCTGGAGCGGGCGCGCGATCTCAGCCCCAATTCCGCCAAGGCGTGGGCAGCGCTGGGTGGCGCTTATCGTCGCGCCGGCCGGCTGGAGGACGCCATTGCCGCTTATCGCAAGGCGACCCAGCTGGAGCCGCGCCAGGCCCGGACATGGGTGAACCTGGGAGTAGCGCTCAGGATGAACGGCGAGCCGGAGGACGCTCTGGCCTGCTTCGATGCGGCCGAGCGCGCCGGCTTTTCCGGGCCGGAGCTGACGGACGGGCGCGCCAGCGCTCTGCTGGATCTGGGCCGCACGCGGGATGGCATCGAATTTTACCGCCGCCTGACCAAAACTGCGCCAGACTATGCGATGGGCCATGTCACCCTCGCCAAGCTGATCTGGGAACAAAAGCTGGAGGAGGAGCCCACCGCCACCATCCGCAAGGCACTGGGAAGGGCCAGGGCGGATGTTGGGCTCTGGCGCGCCCTGTTCCAAATTCTCATGCCCCTGAAGCGCTGGGACGAGATGGTGACCGCAGCGACGGATGCCCGCCGCGTCCTCGGCGACCTGCCGTTCTTGAGCCATGCGGAAGCCATGGCCCGCAGCGAGCGCGGCGATGGCGCGGCGGCGACGGCGCTGTTCGAAACACTCATCGCGGCCCAGCCCAGCGATGCCATGGCCCGGTCAGATTTCGCCCGTCATCTGCTGCGCCAGCAAATGCCCGATGCCGCAGCGCGGCAGGCGGAGGAAGCTGCCCGGCTTGACCCGGACAGCCAGTTCGCCTTCGCCTATCTCGGCACCGCATGGCGGATGCTGGACGATCCGCGTGAACACTGGCTGCATGACTACGACCGGCTGGTGATGCCGCTGGCGGTGGAGCCGCCCGAGGGCGTGGACGATATTGCAACCTTTGCGCGGCAACTCGAAGCCGCGCTGCTGCCCTTGCACCGCAGCGCCCAGCATCCGCTCGACCAGACCCTGCGCGGCGGCACCCAAACGGCGGGCGCGCTGTTCGTCAGTAAGGACCCGGTGATCCAGTCGGCCAGACGGCAGATCGAGAAGGCGATTGCGGATTATGTTCGCCGACTGCCAGACGATGAGACCCATCCGCTGCTGCGACGCAAGGCGGAGCGGGTACGTTTCAGCGGCTCATGGTCGGTGCGGTTGCGGGGCAATGGCAGCCACCATATCAACCACATGCACTCGGAAGGCTGGATCAGCTCCGCCTTCTACGTGCAGTTGCCCGCCTGCGTTCACGCCAATGGTGGCAACGACATGGCCGGCTGGATCCAGTTCGGTGCGCCACCGGTAGAGCTGGGGCTCGATCTGCCGCCGCGCCGGGTGATCCGCCCGGAGGTGGGACGCCTGGTATTGTTCCCCTCCTATACCTGGCACGGCACGATACCGTTCGAGGATGACGACACGCGCACGACCATCGCCTTTGATGCCGTGCCCGCGGCCTGACGCGGCTCTTCCTACCCAATCCTGATCTTAAGCCTGCCCCTGAGGCGGACACGCCTACGGTTGTCTGAAAAACAGCGCGAGGCGTTGTGGTTCGAGCATCCGGCAAAAGAAAAGCGGCGGGGATTTCTCCCCGCCGCTTCCTGTAGTTCCCAGCGTATTTGCCAGTTCTTAGAACTTGGCCGTGGCGCTGAAGAAGTACTGGCGACCAAACACGTCGTAGGTCGACGGGTAGGTGTTGCCCTGCTGCTGGTTGTCGCCAAACAGCGGCGGCTTCTTGTTGAAGAGGTTGTTGATACCCAGGCCGAGGTCCAGGTTCTCGTTGACCTCGTAGGCGAACGACAGGTTGAAGATGTCGTACGAGCCGACCTTCTCCTTCCAGAACAGCGAACCGTCGTCGTCGTCCTTGGCGCTGCCCAGGTGAGCCCACAGCAGCGACGTGGTGAACGGACCGGTCGAGTAGTTGACGCGGCCCGACCAGCGCCACTTGGACAGCGGGTCGCCGCAGCTGGTGCCGAACTTGCCGGCGCAGTCGCTGACCAGACCCGAAGCGGTGGCGATCGGGTTCAGCTTCCACTCGATCAGGCGGGTGCCCGACAGGCGGAAGTCGAGGCGGCCGTCGTTGTCGATGCCGAACGGCACGTTGACCCAGTAGCGAGCCTCGAAGTCGACGCCCGAGGTCTTCATCTTGCCGAGGTTGGCGTTGATGCTGACCACGTCCTCAAGCGACAGGTCGTTCGGGTTACGCGGCGCCAGGGCGCAGAACGAGCTGTCATAGGGCACGAAGTTGCTGGCTGCGTCGCCATAGCAGGCCGCAACGATATTGGCCGTGCCCGGACCCGAGCCGCCGATGTAGTCGTTGATGGTGATGTTGTAGTAGTCGACCGTCAGCGTGAAGCGCGGCAGGAAGCGCGGCTGGATCACGGCACCAACGGTGTAGGTATCCGCCTTTTCTTCCTGCAGGTTTTCGTTACCGCCGAACAGCGACTGGATCTGCGCGTCACCGCCCGCAAACTCGGTGCCGATCAGGTTGGCCGGCACGCCCTGCGCGCGGCAGGTAGCGTTCAGGTTGGCGTTGGTCAGAGCCGCCTGCTGTTCGCAGGGGTCGAGCGCGGCCGGGAAGCCGACCGAGTTGCCCAGGAACAGCTGGGAGATGGTCGGGGCGCGAACGGCGCGCTGGTACTGACCGCGGAAGCTGACGTCCTCAATCGGAGCCCACATCAGGCCCGCCGAGTACGACCAGGCCGAGCCCACCGCGTTCGAGTAGTCGGCGTAACGCAGAGCGCCGTTGAACTCGAGGTTGTGAGCGAACGGCATGTCAGCCAGCAGCGGCACCGCGACTTCGCCGAACAGCTCCTTCACGCTGTAGCGGCCCTTGGTCGGCTGGCCGGCGTTGAAGCCGACGATGTCGCCCGAGGACAGGTAGAAGTCCGGACGGAAAGAGCCGGATTCCGAATGCCACTCGGCACCGAACGCCACGCCAACCGGACCCGCGCCCAGGTCGAACAGTTCGCCGTTGGAAACGGAGAAGCTGGCCACCTGCGAGGTGATGGTGTTGATGTTGGTGGTCGGAACCGTGACGTAGTTCACCGCTTCAGCCGAGGCCGTGCCTTCGCCGAAGATGTTCAGCGGCACGCAGCCGGCAGCCCGGGCTTCGGCGCTGCGGCAGCGCGCGGTGCCGTCCGCCAGGACCTCCACGTCCAGAGCGTTCTGGAAGCGGCTGACCGAGACGTTGCCTTCCTGGGTCTGGGTGTTGCGGTTGTGGGCGTAGGAGTAGTAGCCCTCGTACGTCCAGTTGCCCGCGATCTCGCCGCGCAGACCAGTGACCATCCGGTAGGCCGAACGATCATCCAGCTGGAAGCGCGGACCAGCTTCGGAGAAGCGGCGGTTAAGGGAAGCGTTGACGTAGCCGTCACCGCGAGTTGCAGCCGCATCGCCCAGGATGTTGCCGTCAGCGTCGGTGATCGCATTGCCCTCGGCGTCGCGACGGATGGTCAGCTCGCTGGCGTCGATCGCCGCAAAGCGGGCGCGCTCGGCCGCCGACAGGAACGGATTGTCCACGCCAACATTGAAGTTGCCGGTAACCGGCGTCGGCGCCAGCTGGCTGTTCACGCGGCTGTTGACGAACTGAGCTTCCGCGAACACCTCGAAGTGCTCGTTGATCTCGTAGTTGCCCATCGCGCCGATGAACCAGCGCTCCTGCGGCGTTTGCAGGTAGTTGTCCGGCGCGTAGTTGTAGGCGTCAGCCACCGGATCATAGACAGCCGAGTCACCGCCGCTGGTGTACCGACGGTTGCCGGTCGCGGAGACGATGTTGCTGGTCGGATCCATGTTCTCGCCGAAGTTGCCGATGGCATAGCGAGTGCTGGGGATGGCGCTGGAACCGCCGAGATAGGTGGTGCCGTCGCCGTTGTCGGAGATGGTGTTGCGCGTGAACGAGCGCGCGCTCTGCAGCAGCGGCTTGCGCTTGGTGTAGCTCATGTAGGCGGTGACGTTGCCCTTGCCGTCGGCAAAGTTGCCGCCGATCAGGCCATCGACCGTGTAGGTGTCGCCGTCGCCCTTTTCGTTCAGGCGATAGTTGCCCGATACCTGAACGCCTTCGAAGTCCTGCTTGAGCACGAAGTTGACGACGCCCGCGACCGCGTCCGAACCGTAAACGGCCGAGCGACCGCCGGTCACCACGTCGACGCGCTCGATCAGGCCCGCCGGGATGGTGTTGAGGTCGACGATCTGCTGTTCGTCATAAGCAACGTAGCGGCGGCCGTTGACCAGCACCAGGGTGCGGCTCGCGCCCAGCGCGCGCAGGTCGACGGTGGCCACGCCTTCGCCCGGGTTGTTCGACGCTGCGGACAGCGACGGGACAACCTGCGGCAGGTCGTACAGCACTTCTTCAACGTTCACCGTGCCGGAGAGCTTGAATTCCTCCGCGCCGATGACCGCAACCGGGCTCGAAGCCTGGAGCTCCGGACGCGCAATGCGCGAACCGGTGACGACGATGGCGTCCATGGAGGTAGTCTGTTCCTGCGCGACGGCCGGAACAGCCGAGGCCACGATCGCAGTTGCGACACCGGCCTTCAGAACTGCCCTGAGAACGGACGAGTTAGATTGACTCACAACCGAGTTCCTCTCGTAATTTTACCCTGCTTACGCGACACTCGCCTACATGCACGGACAGCCCCCGCGCCCCGTTGCCATGCGAACGGGGCATCGCCGTTTGTCCGAACATCCTGGAAAGGACCGCTCGCCTTATCGGCTTACCTGCACTCAAACGGAGCGACGGGACGGTGTAAAGCAGCGGCCGGTTGCGCCCTATGGCAACGCTTCTCCGCTGTTGCCCTTTTGACACATAATGGCAAGTTTGTGACACCTGATATTTAATTATTAAAATTTAATTGCGGGTATTCCAGCGATATCTATACAACCATTACGTGTATGTTGCACTTTTGCAAAACAAAGGTCCCCGCTCGTTGCAGAGTCTGCGGCCTGCGTGAAATGTTAACGCCTCGGAAGACAGCGTTCGCGCAATGAAACGAATTTGGCCATTAAGGCCATAAGTCTGTCGGCCTCCGTGGGGACAGGCGCCAGCCGATCGCCATTTTCCCGATACCGACAAAGGCGGCACACGACCGCCCTGTACGCTGGGATCCCCCTCTCCGGCTCAGACAATCAGTCGCGCAGAAAGCCGGAGCACCATGTCGACAGGCAAAAAGAAAAGCGGCGGGGATTTCTCCCCGCCGCTTCCTGTAGTTTCCAGCGTATTTGCCAGTTCTTAGAACTTGGCCGTGGCGCTGAAGAAGTACTGGCGACCGAACGGATCGTAGGTCGACGGATAGGTGTTGGCCTGCTGCTGGTTGTCGCCAAACAGCGGCGGCTTCTTGTTGAAGAGGTTGTTGACACCCAGGCCGAGGTCCAGGTTCTCGTTGACCTCGTAGGCGAACGACAGGTTGAAGATGTCGTACGAGCCAACCTTCTCCTTCCAGTACAGCGAACCGTCGTCGTCGTCTTTGGCACCACCCAGGTGGTACCACAGCAGCGACGTGGTGAACGGACCGGTCGAGTAGTTGACGCGGCCCGACCAGCGCCACTTGGACAGCGGGTCGCCGCAGCTGGTGCCGAACCTGCCGGCGCAGTCGCTGACCAGACCCGAAGCGGTGGCGATCGGGTTCAGCTTCCACTCGATCAGGCGGGTGCCCGACAGGCGGAAGTCGAGGCGGCCGTCGTTGTCGATACCGAACGGCACGTTGACCCAGTAGCGAGCCTCGAAGTCGACGCCCGAGGTCTTCATCTTGCCGAGGTTGGCGTTGATGCTGACCACGTCCTCGAGCGACAGGTCGTTCGGGTTACGCGGCGCCAGGGCGCAGAACGAGCTGTCATAGGGCACGAAGTCGCTGGCTGCGTCGCCATAGCAGGCCGCGATGATGTTCACCGTGCCGGGGCCCGAGCCGCCGATGTAGTCGTTGATGGTGATGTTGTAGTAGTCGACCGTCAGCGTAAAGCGCGGCAGGAAGCGCGGCTGGATCACGGCACCAACGGTGTAGGTATCCGCCTTTTTCTTCCTGCAGATCCGGGTTGCCGCCGAACAACGACTGGATCTGCGAGTCACCACCCGCGAACTCGGTGCCGATCAGGCTGGCCGGCACGCCCTGCGCGCGGCAGGTGGCGTTCAGGTTGGCGTTGGTTTGAGCCACCGGCTGTTCACAGGGATCAAGCGCGCCCGGGAAGCCGACCGAGTTGCCCAGGAACAGCTGGGAGATGGTCGGGGCGCGAACGGCGCGCTGGTACTGACCACGGAAGCTGATGTCCTCAACCGGAGCCCACATCAGGCCCGCCGAGTACGACCAGGCCGAGCCCACCGCGTTCGAGTAGTCGGAATAGCGCAGAGCGCCGTTGAACTCGAGGTTGTGAGCGAACGGCACGTCAGCCAGCAGCGGCACCACGACTTCGCCGAACAGTTCCTTCACGCTGTAGCGGCCCTTGGTCGGCTGGCCGGCGTTGAAGCCGACGATGTCGCCCGAGGACAGGTAGAAGTCCGGACGGAACGCGCCG from Pedomonas mirosovicensis includes these protein-coding regions:
- a CDS encoding tetratricopeptide repeat protein, giving the protein MATQLAPSHDVPLTSNEALCLQRALQALQGGHAAQACDLCRQVLATKPFQPDAQHLLGLALKALGDREGAVTALRTSLQVRPRQPQLLNNLGNLLDSMGRTDEALAAYRQALTLDSGFVEAWINLGLTANSAGLATEAIAALERARDLSPNSAKAWAALGGAYRRAGRLEDAIAAYRKATQLEPRQARTWVNLGVALRMNGEPEDALACFDAAERAGFSGPELTDGRASALLDLGRTRDGIEFYRRLTKTAPDYAMGHVTLAKLIWEQKLEEEPTATIRKALGRARADVGLWRALFQILMPLKRWDEMVTAATDARRVLGDLPFLSHAEAMARSERGDGAAATALFETLIAAQPSDAMARSDFARHLLRQQMPDAAARQAEEAARLDPDSQFAFAYLGTAWRMLDDPREHWLHDYDRLVMPLAVEPPEGVDDIATFARQLEAALLPLHRSAQHPLDQTLRGGTQTAGALFVSKDPVIQSARRQIEKAIADYVRRLPDDETHPLLRRKAERVRFSGSWSVRLRGNGSHHINHMHSEGWISSAFYVQLPACVHANGGNDMAGWIQFGAPPVELGLDLPPRRVIRPEVGRLVLFPSYTWHGTIPFEDDDTRTTIAFDAVPAA
- a CDS encoding TonB-dependent receptor domain-containing protein, translated to MSQSNSSVLRAVLKAGVATAIVASAVPAVAQEQTTSMDAIVVTGSRIARPELQASSPVAVIGAEEFKLSGTVNVEEVLYDLPQVVPSLSAASNNPGEGVATVDLRALGASRTLVLVNGRRYVAYDEQQIVDLNTIPAGLIERVDVVTGGRSAVYGSDAVAGVVNFVLKQDFEGVQVSGNYRLNEKGDGDTYTVDGLIGGNFADGKGNVTAYMSYTKRKPLLQSARSFTRNTISDNGDGTTYLGGSSAIPSTRYAIGNFGENMDPTSNIVSATGNRRYTSGGDSAVYDPVADAYNYAPDNYLQTPQERWFIGAMGNYEINEHFEVFAEAQFVNSRVNSQLAPTPVTGNFNVGVDNPFLSAAERARFAAIDASELTIRRDAEGNAITDADGNILGDAAATRGDGYVNASLNRRFSEAGPRFQLDDRSAYRMVTGLRGEIAGNWTYEGYYSYAHNRNTQTQEGNVSVSRFQNALDVEVLADGTARCRSAEARAAGCVPLNIFGEGTASAEAVNYVTVPTTNINTITSQVASFSVSNGELFDLGAGPVGVAFGAEWHSESGSFRPDFYLSSGDIVGFNAGQPTKGRYSVKELFGEVAVPLLADMPFAHNLEFNGALRYADYSNAVGSAWSYSAGLMWAPIEDVSFRGQYQRAVRAPTISQLFLGNSVGFPAALDPCEQQAALTNANLNATCRAQGVPANLIGTEFAGGDAQIQSLFGGNENLQEEKADTYTVGAVIQPRFLPRFTLTVDYYNITINDYIGGSGPGTANIVAACYGDAASNFVPYDSSFCALAPRNPNDLSLEDVVSINANLGKMKTSGVDFEARYWVNVPFGIDNDGRLDFRLSGTRLIEWKLNPIATASGLVSDCAGKFGTSCGDPLSKWRWSGRVNYSTGPFTTSLLWAHLGSAKDDDDGSLFWKEKVGSYDIFNLSFAYEVNENLDLGLGINNLFNKKPPLFGDNQQQGNTYPSTYDVFGRQYFFSATAKF
- a CDS encoding TonB-dependent receptor domain-containing protein, whose translation is MIQPRFLPRFTLTVDYYNITINDYIGGSGPGTVNIIAACYGDAASDFVPYDSSFCALAPRNPNDLSLEDVVSINANLGKMKTSGVDFEARYWVNVPFGIDNDGRLDFRLSGTRLIEWKLNPIATASGLVSDCAGRFGTSCGDPLSKWRWSGRVNYSTGPFTTSLLWYHLGGAKDDDDGSLYWKEKVGSYDIFNLSFAYEVNENLDLGLGVNNLFNKKPPLFGDNQQQANTYPSTYDPFGRQYFFSATAKF